A window of the Candidatus Paceibacterota bacterium genome harbors these coding sequences:
- the murA gene encoding UDP-N-acetylglucosamine 1-carboxyvinyltransferase, giving the protein MTDKFLIQGGIPLSGEVEISGYKNSAGAILAAVLLSEEPSVIDNLPQVTDVSNQIEILRQMGAEIEQLSPRKIRINPKNIDPEKIPADLFEKMRVSVLFIAPLAIRFKKFKIPHPGGDKIGLRPITTHLEALENFGIKTEEKDGFYHFQAPERIEGKKIALKEFSVTATEILMMLASRAQGRTKIEIAAAEPQVQDLGMFLRKMGTSIEGIGTHTIEIEGKDKLSGAEFSLCPDLLEAGTFFIAFALTGGEGKIKNVNPDHMTFFLGKMKEIGVNFDIINNEISVKKSFNFKPAKIQVLLYPGFPTDLQPQTSVLLTQCQGKSLVHDPLYENRFQYLHELRKLGADIEITDPHRALIFGKTELIGNKINASDIRSGAALILAGLISKGQTTIENISQVERGHENIEEKLKKLGARIEKI; this is encoded by the coding sequence ATGACTGACAAATTTTTAATACAAGGAGGTATTCCTCTTTCTGGAGAAGTTGAAATCTCAGGTTATAAGAATTCAGCCGGCGCTATTTTGGCGGCTGTTTTGCTTTCCGAAGAACCTTCTGTTATTGATAACCTTCCCCAGGTAACCGATGTTTCAAACCAGATTGAAATTCTAAGGCAAATGGGCGCAGAGATAGAACAATTGAGTCCGAGAAAAATAAGAATCAATCCAAAAAACATAGACCCTGAAAAAATCCCGGCAGACCTCTTTGAAAAAATGAGGGTTTCTGTTTTATTCATCGCTCCTTTAGCTATAAGGTTTAAAAAATTCAAAATCCCCCATCCTGGCGGAGACAAAATAGGTTTAAGACCGATTACCACGCACTTGGAAGCTCTTGAAAACTTCGGAATAAAAACAGAAGAAAAAGACGGCTTTTACCATTTCCAAGCACCAGAAAGAATAGAAGGAAAGAAAATAGCCTTAAAGGAGTTTTCAGTGACTGCCACGGAAATCCTAATGATGTTAGCTAGTAGAGCCCAAGGAAGAACTAAAATTGAGATTGCTGCTGCTGAACCACAAGTCCAGGATTTAGGAATGTTTCTGAGGAAAATGGGCACGAGTATAGAAGGAATCGGCACTCATACTATTGAAATTGAAGGAAAAGATAAATTATCAGGCGCTGAATTCTCATTATGCCCTGATTTATTGGAAGCCGGAACTTTTTTCATCGCCTTTGCCTTAACTGGCGGCGAAGGGAAGATAAAGAATGTAAATCCAGACCATATGACCTTTTTCCTGGGAAAAATGAAAGAGATAGGAGTGAATTTCGATATTATAAACAATGAAATTTCAGTTAAGAAATCATTTAATTTTAAACCGGCCAAAATCCAAGTTCTTCTTTATCCCGGCTTCCCGACTGATTTGCAGCCTCAAACATCCGTTCTATTAACCCAATGCCAAGGCAAGTCTCTCGTACACGACCCGCTGTATGAAAACCGATTCCAGTATTTGCACGAATTAAGAAAGCTGGGAGCTGATATTGAAATAACCGACCCTCACCGGGCTCTGATTTTCGGCAAAACAGAATTGATCGGAAATAAAATAAACGCCTCGGATATAAGATCAGGCGCAGCTTTAATCCTGGCGGGATTAATCTCAAAAGGCCAAACAACGATTGAAAACATATCCCAGGTTGAAAGAGGACATGAAAATATTGAGGAGAAATTAAAAAAACTAGGAGCTCGAATTGAAAAGATTTAA
- a CDS encoding inositol monophosphatase has product MNLKLVQRFTIDLAEKAGKILLDNLDKIEIVKFKDRQDIATNIDYKVENLIINKIKKNFPGHTINTEEKGIIRGKSDYTWIIDPLDGSKHYIRRLPLFNVSIALQHKNEIIFGLVYNPMTKEMFYAAKNKGAYLNGKRIKVSSKSNLKDSFIFAELPSCGMSRNKFNKNSKILTKLNLNSYRVRALGCGPLGLSYVASGAFEAYIALGIPPKIGDIAAGLLILKEAGGKYTDLKGNPLQLREANDCLILASNIKAHKAILRLLK; this is encoded by the coding sequence ATGAATTTGAAACTAGTTCAGCGATTTACCATAGATTTAGCTGAAAAAGCCGGCAAAATACTTTTAGATAATTTGGATAAAATAGAAATTGTTAAGTTTAAAGACAGGCAAGATATTGCTACTAACATTGATTATAAGGTTGAGAATTTAATTATAAATAAGATTAAAAAGAATTTTCCCGGGCATACTATCAATACAGAAGAAAAAGGAATAATAAGGGGAAAATCAGATTATACTTGGATCATTGACCCGCTAGATGGCAGCAAACACTATATCAGAAGGCTTCCGTTATTTAATGTCTCAATAGCTTTACAACACAAGAATGAAATTATTTTCGGATTAGTTTATAATCCAATGACAAAAGAAATGTTTTACGCAGCTAAAAATAAAGGTGCGTATTTGAACGGCAAGAGAATCAAAGTTTCCAGTAAAAGCAATTTAAAAGATAGTTTTATCTTTGCTGAATTGCCAAGTTGTGGCATGTCGCGCAATAAATTTAATAAAAATTCAAAGATTTTGACAAAGCTTAATTTGAATTCTTATCGCGTTAGGGCACTTGGTTGTGGTCCCCTCGGACTTTCTTATGTAGCCTCAGGCGCTTTTGAGGCATATATTGCTCTTGGAATACCGCCCAAAATAGGAGATATTGCTGCTGGTTTGCTTATTTTAAAAGAAGCTGGCGGAAAATATACTGATTTGAAAGGAAATCCGCTTCAATTAAGAGAAGCAAACGATTGTTTGATTTTAGCTTCTAATATTAAGGCCCATAAAGCTATTTTAAGATTGTTGAAATAA
- a CDS encoding YvcK family protein: MSKTKKIVVIGGGTGSFTVLSGLKKYPVDLSAVVSMTDSGGSNKVIRDELGLLPTSDIRQCFVALAEEGKEQSLRKLFIYRFSKGNGLKGMTFGNLFLAALSDIFGSQVVAIKKTSQILKIKGRILPVTLTDSNLVAIYENGKKVVGEHLIDGPKHNGKLKIKKVFLKPKAKIYYEAKKAILNADLVVIGPGDLYTSIIAGLLTEGISGALKKTKAKVAYVMNLMTRYGQTFGFTAKDHIQVLEKYLGRDCLDYVLINTKSMAKSALEKYKKVKEFPVVDDLKDSYFKVIRRDFLSRKETKHVPGDILKRSLIRHDSNKLAKALFKL, translated from the coding sequence ATGTCAAAAACTAAGAAAATCGTTGTTATTGGGGGCGGAACCGGTTCTTTTACGGTTCTTTCCGGTTTAAAGAAATATCCGGTTGACCTTTCAGCCGTTGTTTCAATGACCGACTCAGGAGGAAGTAACAAGGTTATTCGCGATGAATTAGGTTTGTTGCCGACCAGCGATATAAGGCAGTGCTTTGTTGCTTTGGCTGAAGAAGGCAAAGAACAATCGTTAAGAAAGCTTTTTATTTACCGCTTTTCAAAAGGAAATGGGTTAAAAGGCATGACCTTTGGCAATTTGTTTTTAGCTGCTCTATCTGACATTTTTGGTTCTCAGGTGGTAGCGATTAAAAAAACAAGCCAGATTCTTAAAATTAAAGGAAGAATTTTGCCAGTGACTTTGACTGATTCAAATTTAGTGGCAATTTATGAAAACGGAAAGAAAGTTGTCGGAGAGCATTTAATTGATGGGCCCAAACATAATGGTAAATTGAAGATTAAGAAAGTCTTTTTGAAGCCAAAAGCTAAAATATATTATGAAGCAAAAAAAGCGATTTTGAACGCAGATTTGGTTGTTATCGGGCCTGGCGATTTATATACCAGCATAATAGCCGGATTACTAACAGAAGGAATATCCGGTGCGCTTAAAAAAACCAAAGCTAAGGTAGCATACGTTATGAACTTAATGACAAGATACGGCCAGACATTCGGTTTTACTGCCAAAGACCATATTCAGGTTTTGGAAAAATATTTAGGACGTGATTGTTTAGACTATGTTTTGATTAATACAAAATCCATGGCAAAGAGCGCTTTGGAAAAATATAAGAAAGTGAAAGAGTTTCCGGTTGTTGACGATTTGAAAGACAGCTATTTTAAAGTAATCAGGAGAGATTTTTTAAGCAGAAAAGAGACAAAGCACGTTCCCGGAGATATTTTAAAAAGAAGCCTTATCCGTCACGATTCTAATAAATTAGCAAAAGCTTTATTTAAACTATGA
- a CDS encoding indolepyruvate ferredoxin oxidoreductase subunit alpha: MDKLLSKEGGKKIILLGNEAIVRGALEAGVNFVSTYPGTPASEIGNTFFKIAKDAGVYFEFSTNEKVALEAGIGASFSSLKTLVAMKNFGLNVCLDALIPFVYTGTKGPTVIIVADDPSCHSSAQSEENTRPMDNLIHIPILEPSDPQECLDFVKLAFQISEKFNIPVMVRTTTRVAHQKMPVKISNLKSQVLKKGEFIKDVKRFVTLPPRVLEMKRELFEKIEKIRSFSEAFLKIEGKKQKIGIITSGVSYLYVKEALTELKLDLPVLKLTFSYPLAEKGIKSFIKNLKKVLVVEELEAHLEKEVERLAKQANCKLEVFGKNLLPVVGELKPEYVVEAVAKITGRKYKSVKYDFKALKRSPQLCPGCPYWLVISAIKKAVDVNKVIFGGEIGCYMLFGNSPVNLQDYLSCMGSSVGIAHGIKKALQFNSGQATSQKLITFVGDSSFFHSGIPALINTVFNKSNPLIIILNNETTAMTGHQPHPVSVGIKTDISIEKLVRACGVKHVKTIDPVNQKEFINTIKEFVAKDEVSVIISKHPCKFVVPKND; encoded by the coding sequence ATGGATAAACTCCTTTCAAAAGAAGGTGGGAAGAAAATTATCTTATTGGGTAATGAAGCAATCGTTAGAGGCGCCTTGGAAGCAGGCGTCAATTTTGTTTCAACTTATCCTGGGACACCTGCTTCGGAAATCGGCAACACTTTCTTTAAGATTGCCAAAGATGCTGGCGTTTACTTTGAATTTTCGACTAATGAAAAAGTGGCTTTGGAAGCTGGCATTGGCGCCAGTTTTTCCAGTTTGAAAACATTGGTAGCTATGAAGAACTTTGGCTTAAATGTTTGTTTGGACGCTTTAATTCCCTTTGTTTATACAGGAACCAAAGGGCCAACAGTTATTATCGTGGCTGATGATCCTTCTTGCCACAGTTCAGCTCAATCAGAGGAAAACACCAGGCCAATGGATAATCTTATCCATATACCCATTCTCGAGCCATCAGATCCGCAAGAATGTCTGGATTTTGTAAAACTAGCTTTTCAGATTTCAGAAAAGTTCAATATTCCAGTAATGGTTAGAACAACCACCAGAGTGGCTCATCAGAAAATGCCTGTTAAAATCTCAAATCTCAAGTCTCAAGTTTTGAAAAAAGGAGAATTTATCAAAGATGTGAAAAGATTCGTCACTTTGCCCCCAAGAGTCCTGGAAATGAAAAGGGAATTGTTTGAGAAAATAGAAAAGATTAGAAGTTTTTCCGAGGCTTTTTTGAAGATTGAGGGCAAAAAGCAAAAAATAGGCATTATTACTTCTGGAGTTTCTTATCTATATGTAAAAGAAGCATTAACAGAACTGAAACTGGATTTGCCTGTTTTAAAGCTTACTTTTTCCTATCCTTTGGCAGAAAAAGGAATAAAATCATTTATTAAAAATCTTAAAAAGGTTTTAGTGGTTGAGGAGCTGGAAGCTCATTTGGAAAAAGAGGTAGAAAGGCTGGCTAAGCAAGCTAACTGCAAACTGGAGGTTTTTGGGAAAAACTTGCTGCCAGTAGTTGGAGAATTAAAGCCAGAATATGTAGTTGAAGCTGTCGCGAAAATAACTGGTAGGAAATATAAATCTGTAAAATATGATTTTAAAGCTTTAAAGCGCTCTCCGCAGCTTTGTCCTGGTTGTCCTTACTGGCTGGTTATTTCAGCCATTAAAAAAGCAGTTGATGTGAATAAGGTGATATTTGGAGGAGAGATAGGCTGCTATATGCTTTTTGGCAATTCACCGGTAAATCTCCAAGATTATTTGTCTTGCATGGGCTCTTCAGTAGGTATTGCCCATGGTATTAAAAAAGCCCTTCAATTTAATTCAGGGCAAGCCACTTCTCAGAAGTTGATTACTTTTGTTGGTGATTCTTCTTTCTTTCATTCTGGCATTCCAGCTTTGATAAACACTGTTTTTAACAAATCAAATCCTTTAATCATTATTCTAAATAATGAAACCACTGCTATGACAGGACACCAGCCACATCCTGTTTCTGTGGGTATAAAGACAGATATTAGCATTGAGAAGCTAGTCAGGGCCTGCGGCGTAAAACACGTTAAAACAATTGATCCTGTGAACCAGAAGGAATTCATTAATACAATAAAAGAGTTTGTGGCAAAAGATGAAGTTTCAGTAATTATTTCTAAACATCCTTGTAAGTTCGTTGTTCCAAAAAATGATTAA
- a CDS encoding phosphomannomutase/phosphoglucomutase, which translates to MKINPEIFRLYDIRGIYPQDINEEMAYQVGRYFIHFLRKKSKKKTLTVGIAKDIRYSSPELFRGLSKGIIHEGCNIIDLGLIITPALYFAVSHLRLDGGIIITASHNPNPFNGFKLTREKTIPLSGETGIFWIRDQLAKKAFQKEKLPLFKGKITKKNIEKDYINSVFKLNKINKKIFKKLSVAIDAGNGMGGPIFLKVLKKIGIKVYPIYCKPDGDFPNHVPDPSFRNNLKDIVSLVRKKRPNFGIILDGDADRIIFIDEKGNPIRGDLITALMAKIILKEWKGKNKPKILYDIRSSNVLKEVIKEEGGVPIHFKIGHALIKEKMRKDNIFFGGELTGHYYLGQNLFYEVPFFVFLKIVNEMKKTKKTLSELIKPLQKYFHSGEIYFETKAKEGKIKELKKKYKTGKISEQDGLRVDFNDWWFLVRPSNTEPVIKLVVEAKTRNLMEKKRKELIKNIGAPMFSRPLSYRTADLHKKKKTY; encoded by the coding sequence ATGAAAATTAATCCAGAAATTTTTCGTCTTTACGATATCAGGGGGATATATCCTCAGGATATTAATGAAGAAATGGCTTATCAGGTTGGCCGTTACTTTATTCATTTTTTGCGGAAAAAATCAAAAAAGAAGACATTAACCGTTGGAATAGCAAAAGATATTCGTTATTCTTCTCCAGAGCTTTTTCGAGGGCTTTCAAAGGGAATTATTCATGAAGGATGCAATATTATTGATTTAGGCTTAATAATAACTCCTGCTCTTTATTTTGCCGTTTCTCATTTGAGACTTGATGGAGGAATAATTATTACCGCTTCGCATAATCCCAACCCTTTTAATGGTTTCAAATTAACGCGCGAGAAAACCATTCCCCTTTCTGGCGAAACTGGAATTTTTTGGATAAGAGATCAATTAGCAAAGAAAGCCTTTCAAAAAGAAAAATTACCCTTATTTAAGGGCAAGATCACTAAGAAAAACATTGAAAAAGATTATATAAATTCTGTTTTTAAATTAAATAAGATAAATAAAAAAATATTTAAAAAATTATCTGTTGCAATTGATGCTGGGAATGGAATGGGCGGCCCCATTTTTCTCAAAGTTCTTAAAAAAATAGGCATTAAAGTTTATCCTATTTATTGCAAACCAGATGGCGATTTCCCCAACCATGTTCCTGATCCCTCTTTTAGAAATAATTTAAAGGATATTGTTTCTTTAGTCAGAAAAAAGAGGCCTAATTTTGGCATTATTTTAGATGGAGACGCTGACAGAATCATATTCATTGACGAAAAAGGCAATCCGATCAGGGGAGATTTAATAACGGCATTAATGGCTAAGATTATATTAAAGGAATGGAAAGGGAAAAATAAGCCAAAAATTCTTTATGATATTCGGTCAAGTAACGTTTTAAAGGAAGTTATTAAAGAAGAGGGTGGTGTTCCTATCCATTTTAAAATTGGACATGCTTTAATAAAAGAAAAAATGAGAAAAGATAATATTTTTTTTGGCGGGGAATTAACTGGCCATTATTATTTGGGGCAAAACTTATTTTACGAAGTTCCATTCTTTGTATTTTTAAAGATTGTAAATGAAATGAAAAAAACCAAAAAAACTTTATCGGAACTGATAAAACCTCTTCAAAAGTATTTTCATTCTGGCGAAATATATTTTGAAACAAAAGCAAAAGAGGGGAAAATCAAAGAATTGAAAAAGAAGTATAAAACAGGTAAGATTTCAGAACAGGACGGTTTAAGGGTGGATTTTAATGATTGGTGGTTTTTAGTAAGGCCGTCCAACACTGAACCGGTAATCAAGCTGGTGGTGGAGGCAAAAACCCGTAATTTAATGGAAAAAAAGAGAAAGGAATTAATTAAGAATATCGGCGCTCCAATGTTTTCCAGGCCATTAAGCTATAGGACAGCTGACTTACATAAGAAGAAAAAAACTTATTAA
- a CDS encoding cysteine synthase family protein, with the protein MYKNILKTIGNTPLVKINKLNPSPYVLIYAKLEGFNPTGSVKDRIALEMIEQAEREGVLTKDKTIIEPTSGNTGIGLAMLGAIKDYKVKIVMSRAVSIERRKTILAFGAKLILTNPKLGTDGAIIKARELVERNPDKYFMPDQFSNEYNKLTHYKKTAEEIWRQTKGDINYFVSAIGTSGTIMGVGKYLKEKNPKIKIVSAHPVRGHYIQGLKNMKEAIASSIYDPSKIDRTIMVKTEDAFETARQIVKKEGIFVGMSSGAAMYAAIEVAKRIKSGKIVVIFPDRGEKYLSTNLFNQ; encoded by the coding sequence TTGTATAAAAATATTCTTAAAACAATTGGAAATACTCCTCTGGTAAAAATTAATAAACTTAACCCTAGTCCTTATGTTTTAATTTATGCAAAACTAGAAGGGTTTAATCCAACGGGTAGCGTAAAAGATAGGATTGCTTTAGAAATGATTGAACAAGCAGAAAGAGAAGGGGTATTAACAAAAGATAAGACTATTATTGAACCAACTTCAGGCAATACTGGGATTGGTTTGGCTATGCTCGGGGCTATAAAGGATTACAAAGTTAAAATCGTTATGAGTAGAGCGGTTTCAATCGAAAGAAGAAAAACCATTTTAGCATTTGGAGCAAAATTAATTTTAACTAACCCAAAACTTGGAACCGATGGAGCAATAATTAAGGCAAGAGAATTGGTTGAAAGAAATCCTGACAAATACTTTATGCCAGACCAATTCTCAAACGAATATAATAAACTTACCCATTATAAGAAAACAGCAGAGGAAATATGGAGACAAACAAAAGGAGATATTAATTATTTTGTTTCAGCAATTGGAACCTCTGGCACGATTATGGGAGTGGGTAAATATTTAAAAGAAAAGAATCCCAAAATAAAGATTGTTAGTGCTCATCCTGTCAGGGGTCATTATATTCAAGGATTAAAGAATATGAAAGAAGCGATAGCGTCGTCAATATATGACCCATCAAAAATAGATAGAACAATTATGGTAAAGACCGAAGATGCGTTTGAAACAGCAAGGCAAATTGTTAAAAAAGAAGGAATTTTTGTTGGCATGAGTAGTGGTGCTGCAATGTATGCAGCTATTGAGGTGGCCAAAAGAATAAAATCAGGAAAGATTGTAGTTATTTTTCCAGATAGGGGAGAAAAATATCTCAGCACAAATTTATTTAATCAGTAA
- a CDS encoding indolepyruvate oxidoreductase subunit beta — protein MNKKTNQISNGARQFNMVIVGTGGQGLITLLQIISEAATFEGYDVRTSELHGLSQRGGSVEVHIRFGKKIFSPMVAQGKADLVLGLEEQEILNGIYFANPKTNFLINQLIIPIPLKKPLPEAEILFQLKEISKKIKVVPADKLCQEKLGKSVVSGIYLISFAAFKGLIPLKPASIQKAIKEVIPEKYLELNLKTFELAKKKN, from the coding sequence ATGAATAAGAAAACAAATCAAATTTCTAACGGGGCAAGGCAATTCAATATGGTCATAGTCGGCACTGGCGGACAGGGCCTGATTACTCTTTTGCAGATAATTTCAGAAGCAGCTACGTTTGAGGGATATGATGTTAGGACTTCTGAACTGCACGGATTATCTCAGAGAGGTGGTTCTGTTGAAGTGCATATCAGATTCGGAAAGAAAATCTTTTCTCCAATGGTTGCCCAAGGAAAAGCAGATTTGGTTTTAGGTTTGGAAGAGCAGGAGATTTTAAATGGAATATATTTTGCCAATCCGAAAACAAACTTTTTAATAAATCAGCTTATAATTCCAATTCCTTTGAAAAAACCTTTGCCTGAAGCTGAAATTTTATTTCAGTTAAAGGAAATTAGTAAAAAGATTAAGGTAGTTCCAGCTGATAAACTCTGCCAGGAAAAACTGGGGAAAAGCGTTGTTTCCGGAATTTATTTGATAAGTTTTGCTGCGTTTAAAGGATTAATTCCTTTGAAACCAGCATCAATCCAGAAAGCGATTAAAGAAGTAATTCCGGAAAAATATCTAGAATTAAACTTGAAAACGTTTGAGTTGGCGAAGAAAAAGAATTAG